ATGAACTATTGATAAGATCGCATTTTCTACTCTTTTCGCATACCATAACTTCATCGCCAGGCTTTAAAACATATGAAGGAATATTTACCTTTCTTCCGTTAACCGTAAAATGCCCGTGGGCAACCAAAAGTCTTGCTAATTTCCTTGAATTTGCAAATCCAAAAGCATAAACCGCATTATCAAGCCTTCTTTCCAATAAAGACAGCAAATTTTCACCGGTTATTCCTTTCATTTTTTCACCGGTTCTATATGTTTTTTTAAATTGCCTTTCTAAAAGTCCATATGTTCTCTTTAATTTCTGTTTTTCCCTTAATTGCTCCCCGTACTCCGATAATTTTCTCCTGGCGCCTTTATGTTCGCCTGGAGCATATTCTCTTTTATCATATGAACATTTATCGGAATAACATCTGTCACCTTTTAAAAAGAGCTTTGCCCCTTCTCTTCTGCAGATTTTGCAAACGGCATCGTTATATTTAGCCACATTTCACCTCGTAAATTTTTATATTGTCACACCCTTCTCCTTTTCGGAGGCCTGCATCCGTTATGCGGTATAGGCGTTACATCTTTAATCATTGTAATGTTAAAACCGGAACTTTGAAGAGCTCTAAGAGCCGATTCCCTTCCTCCTCCCGGACCTTTAATGAATACTTCGATATTGGAAACCCCGTAATCTGATACTTTTTTAGCCACCTGTTCGGCTGCAACCTGTCCCGCATAAGGGGTGCTTTTCCTGGAGCCCTTAAATCCGCTTGTTCCCGCGCTAGACCATGCAAGGACATTGCCACTTAAATCGGTTATGCAAACAATCGTGTTGTTAAATGTCGATTTTATGTGAGCAATTGCATTTTGAATATTTTTCTTTTCTTTTTTCTTTTTTACTATATTTTTTTTTGTATTTGCCATTTATACCTCTTAAAAATAAAATCGTTATTAAAAAAGTTATTTGCCTGAGGTTGTAGATTTCCTCGGTCCTTTTCTTGTTCTGGCATTAGTTTTTGTTCTCTGTCCCCTTACGGGCAATCCTCTTTTATGCCTGAGACCCCTGTAGCTCCCGATATCGATTAACCTTTTTATATTCATCTGGACTTCCCTTCTTAAATCACCCTCAACCTTATATTCACCGTCAATTATTTGCCTTATGAGGTTAACCTGGACATCAGTCAAATCTTTTGCCTTTAAATCCGGGCTGATATCAGCTTTTTCTAAAATTCTTTTCGACAATGATCTCCCCAGCCCAAAAATATAAGTTAAGGCAATTTCGATTCTTTTATCCTTTGGCAGGTCAATTCCTGAAATTCTGGCCATTTTTCCTCCTTATTAACCTTGACGCTGTTTATGTTTTGGATTTTCACAAATTATTCTTACAACGCCCTTTCTCTTTACAACCTTGCATTTATCGCATATTTTTTTAACCGAAGATCTGACTTTCAATTTTAAACTCCTTTATAATTTCCTTTTACTTTTATTTTATTTACTTACTTCTAAATATAATTCGTCCCCGGGTTAAATCATAAGGTGAAAGCTGAACGGTCACTTTATCGCCGGGAAGAATTTTAATATAATGCATGCGCATTTTCCCTGATATGTGAGCTAATACCTTATGTCCATTTTCGAGTTCAACCCTAAACATTGCATTGGGCAACGGTTCCACAACCGTTCCTTCGACCTCTATCAAATCTTCCTTGCTTGCCATTAAGTTTTTCCTTATGTTAAGATTTGCGGACCTTCTTTTGTTATGGCAACTGTATGTTCGAAGTGCGCCGATAGGCCTTTATCCCGCGTAACAACTGTCCATCCGTTCTTCTTAACTTTAACTTTATAACCAAATTCGTTTACCATGGGCTCAATCGCTATAACCAACCCTTCTTCCAGTAATATATCGTTATCTTTAATATAATAATTGGGAACCTGGGGGTCTTCGTGCAATTTAAATCCAACCCCATGCCCCACAAAGTCTCTCACAACCGCAAAATTATTTTTCACGACATATTCTTCGATTATCCTTGAAATATCGTTAAGTTTATTCCCCGGTACAGCCTTAGATATTCCAAGATTTAATGCCTCTTTGGTTATTTCCATCAGCTTTAAGGCTTTATTTGAAATATCCCCAACCGAAACGGTAATGGCGGCGTCGGCATAGTAATCTTTGTAATACGATCCAAAATCGATACTTACGATATCACCTTCTCTAAGCCTTCTTTTTGACGGAAACCCGTGAACGACTTCTTCATTAACCGAAACGCATACCGAATAAGGAAATCCGTTATATCCTTTAAATGCCGGCACGGCATTCATAGAAAATGCAATCTCTTCGCAGACGCTGTTATACTCCATTGTTGCAATTCCCGGCTTAGTAATGCTCGATAGTTCATTAAGCACTTTTCTGACAATTATCCCTGCATTCCTTATTCCTTCAATATCAACTTCACTTTTAAGGTTTATCATTTAATACTTATATATTCGAAATAATCTCACCCTCAACTTCTTTAGGCGTTCTTTCACCGTTAATTTTAGTAATTCTGCCGCCCTTCTCAAAATAATCGACTAACGGTTGGGTCGATTTGTGGTAAACTTCCAATCTTTTCTTAATTACATCTATTTTGTCGTCGTCTCTGACGATAAGAGATACATTGCAATCGTCGCATAACTCGTCATGTTTCGGAGGATTATACTTCATGTGATAAACCTTTTTACATTTAGGGCATATCCTCCTGTTAGTGAGCCTTTCATAAATTGCTTCATCTTTCACATCTATATAAATTACCTTGTCAACATCCAGATTAAATTCTTTCAGCATCTCGCTCAAAAGGGTATTCTGCGCTAAATCTCTTGGAAACCCGTCAAATAAAAACCCGTTTCTGCCGATATTTTGTTTAATATTGGCTTTTATCATACGGGCAACTAATTCGGTGGGAACAAGTTCCCCTTTATCCATGTACGATTTCGCGGTAATTCCAAGTTCGGTCTTTTTTTCCACATTTTCTCTTAAAAGGTCGCCTGTGGAAATAAGAACAAAATCCTTTAAATTTGCAATATTTTTAGCCTGAGTTCCCTTGCCCGCCCCTGGAGGACCGATTAAAATAAAAATCCTGCTCTTCATTTTTCACCTCAAATTGAAATTATTAATTTTCATACGCCGTTAATTAAAAAATCGGGATATTATTATCTCTTTTTTGAAACTTTTTTAAGCAAACTATCATAATTCCTGTATAATAAATGTGATTGAATCTGAACTATGGTATCCATCGCCACAACCACTACTATCAAAAGCCCTGTTCCTCCAAAGTAAAACGGGACATGAAATTTATTAATTAAAATAGTAGGCAATAAACAAATTGCCGAAACATAAATAGCTCCGATAAATGTAACCCTGTTTAAAATTTTATCGATGTAATGGGCGGTGGATTTACCCGGTTTAATTCCCGGAATATTCCCGCCGTATTTGCGTAAATCATCTGCAACATCATCGACTTTAAATGTAATTGCGGTATAAAAATAACAAAAGAAAAAAATTAATGCAACGAACAGTATATTATACACCAAACCTGTAGGGTTTAAATAACTTGATATTCCCTCGAAAGCCGGAAGTTTAATAAAATTTGCAATGGTAGCAGGAAAAAGAAGTATCGACATCGCAAAAATAGGAGGAATGACGCCCGGCGTATTAACTTTTATCGGGAGATAACTGCTTTGACCCGAATATAATTTCCTCCCAACCATTTTTTTAGCGTACTGAACCGGTATTCTTCTTTGGGCAGACTCCACAAAAACAATAAATCCTATTACAAGAATCATCATTGCGACAATCAGAATCAGAAGCATCACATTAAGTTCGCCGGTTTGAACGATCTTTATGGTATTTATCAATGCCGCTGGTATAGCGGCGACAATTCCCGCGAATATTATAAGGGATATGCCGTTTCCTATCCCGTGCTCCGAAATCTCTTCTCCTATCCACATTACAAAAACCGTACCGGCAGTTAAGGCTATTACCGATATCATCATAAAATTTAACCCCGGGTGGCCGACAACCGGCATTCCGCTGGGGCTTTTCATTAATTCGATGCCGTAGCTAATGCCGATAGACTGAAATAAGGAAAGAATAACCGTCCCATATCTTATATATTGCATAAATTTTTTTCTTCCTGCATCTCCGCCCTCTTTCTGCAATCTTTCTAACGAAGGAATAACCATGGGCAGCATTTGAAATATAATGGAAGAACTTATATACGGCATAATACCTAAGGAAAATATCGAGAATCTGGATAGCGCTCCCCCCGTAAACATATTAAAAAGCCCGAACAGATTGCTGTTCGAGGCATGGAAAAATTGCGTAAGGGCAACCGGATTAACACCTGGGGTCGTAATATAAACCCCGATTCTAAAAACTATGAACATTAAGAGCGTATAAAGAATACGGTTTCTTAATTCCGGAATTTTCCCTAAATTTTCAAAGCTTTGCGCCATTATATTATCCTTACGGCTCCACCATTATTCTCTATCTTTTCCTTTGCTTTTTTCGAGATTTTATTGCAAACTATATTCAATTTTCTATCAATCTCTCCGCTGCCCAAAAGCTTAAACCTCTTTTCGCCCTTTTTTAATATTCCGTTTTGTTTTAAAACATCTATATCGATATTCCCGTCTTTTAGATTTGCCAGGGCATCAAGGTTAACTATGGCATATCGTTCCTTTAATGGATTATTGAATCCTCTTTTGGGAACCCTTCTAATGTACGGCATCTGCCCGCCTTCAAAACCCGGCCTGACGCCGCCGCCGGCTCTTGCATTCTGACCTTTATTGCCTTTTCCCGATGTCTGACCGTGTCCCGATCCCGAACCCCTTCCTAATCGCTTTCTTTTTTTGTTATTATGTTTGCCGAATTCGCTTAAATTTATCATTTTATTTATATTCCTCTATTATTACTTACGATAATGACTTATTCTTTCTTCTTTTCAATAATTCGCCCTTAAAATAAAACGACGATATACATTTCAATGTGGCATTGGCGACATTGTGAGGATTTGATGAACCGATAGATTTTGCGTAAACATTCTTAATCCCCGAAAGCTCAAATATTGCTCTCATTGCTCCGCCTGCGATAATACCTGTCCCTTCAGGCGCGGGTTTCATAAACACATAACCCGCTCCATCCTTGCCATACTGCTCATGGGGAATAGTGTTCTTATGAACTTTAACCCTTATCATATTCTTTTTGGCCTGCTCCGAACCCTTGCGAATCGCTTCCGGCACCTCTTTTGCCTTACCGAGTCCGATTCCGACAAAATTTGCTTCCGGATCGCCAACGACAACTAATGCGGAAAAGCCAAACCGCCTCCCTCCTTTAACAACCTTAGCAACCCTGGAAACATGGATTACTTTATCCTGAATATTTAAATCTTCAATGCCTGTTTTTTGCAAATTACCCTCCTAAAAATTCAAACCATTTTCTCTTGCGGCGTCGGCAAGGGCTTTCACTCTCCCGTGATAAATATAGCCGTTTCGATCAAATGCAACCTCTGTTATAGATTTTTGCACACATAATTCAGCTATTTCGCTTCCCACAATTTTTGCGGCAGGTATATTTCCCGCATGACCTTTAATTTTACCTTTTAATTCTTTTGAAAGCGACGAAACCTGCGCAAGGACTTTATTGTCAGGCGAAAACACCTGCGCATATATATTGTTTAAACTTTTAAAAACGCATAATCTCGGTTTTGTACTATTTTTTAAAACCTTATTTATATGCGCCTTTCTACGGGATCTTTTTTCACTTTTACCTTTCATAGAATATTCCTTTATTTTTCTATTTATTTATTTTCCTGAAGCCTTGCCAACCTTTCTTTTAATAATTTCGCTTGAATACTTAATGCCTTTCCCCTTATAAGGCTCCGGCTTTCTTAAACTCCGAATCCTTGAAGCAACAAATCCCACAAGCTCCTTATCGTAGCCTGAAATTTTCAATAAGGTATTTTTCTCGACGCTTATGCCGATCCCTTCCGGAATTATAAAACTTATCGGATGCGAAAATCCCAAATTTAAAGACAGATTTTTACTCTTAATTTCCGCTCTATACCCGACTCCGACAATTTCCAGCTCCTTTGTAAATCCGTTAACAACGCCGCTAATAGAATTTGCGATGATTGTTCTTGTTAAGCCCGTATATTTTTCGAAATCGCGGTTGTCATCCTTTAATGCCACGGATATACTTGACCCGTCTATTTTTACTATTACGCCTTCGGGAAGTTTTTTTGTTAATTTCCCCAAAGGTCCCGTACATGTAAATAAATTACCCGCAATGCCCGCGGAAACATTTTTGGGAATCTCGATAGCTTTTTTACCTATTCTAGACATTTTGCCGACACCTTATTTAATTTTTTTATCTTGTTAGAAAACTTTCAGCAGCGATAGTCCGCCGATATTTTTTTCCCTGCATTCGACATCCGACAAAATTCCTGCAGAGGTTGAAAATACTTCCATACCTAAGCCGTTTTTATATGACTTAATATCCAAGGCCCTTTTGTAAAATCTTAACCCTGGAGTACTTGTAACTTTAATATCGATGATGGTGGATTTTTTATTTTCAAAATAACTCAGCTTAATTTCTATGTTTTTAAAAGCGCTGTCTTTTATATTATTTATTGCATAATCATCGATAAAACCCTCTCTTTTAAGAATGACGCATATGTTTTCTTTGATCCCGGAATATGGTAAATTTACCCTTTCCTTACCCACTTTGTACGCATTTTTAATTCTTATAATCATATCAGATATTGGATATGTCATATTTTATTCATCCTCATTAAATACATTTAAATAAATTAAACTGTCTGCTACCAACTAGATTTTGTGACACCGGGAATGAGTCCCTTGCTCGACAAAGTTCTAAAACATATTCTGCACATATCGAACTTCCTGTAGTATCCTCTCGGTCTTCCGCATATCGGACACCTGTTGTGCGCGCGAACTTTAAACTTTGGCTTCCTGATCGCTTTAATAATCATAGACTTTTTTGCCATATATTTTGTCTCCTAATTTCTAAAAGGAAAATTAAACCCTTTTAAAAGTTTATATCCGTCATCATTATTTTTTGCAGTTGTTACTATCGTTATATTCATTCCCTTAATCTTGTCGATAAGTTCATAGCTTATTTCCGGAAATATCACCTGTTCCTTAACCCCAAATGTATAATTCCCATAGCCGTCAAAAGACTTCTTTGACAGGCCTTTAAAATCTCTAACCCTCGGAAGAGCTATGTTGATAAGTTTGTCGAAAAAGTCATACATCCTTTCATTTCTTAAGGTAACAAAGCACCCTATCTCCTGATTTTCCTTTAATTTGAAAGCTGCAATAGATTTTTTCGCCTTTGCGACCACGGGCTTCTGGCCCGATATTTTAGCAAGTTCCGTTATGGATTGCTCAATAATCTTTGAATTTGATGTTGCTTCCCCAAGACCCATATTAATGACGATTTTTGACAATTTAGGTATCTGGTGAACATTTTTATAACCTGTTTCTTCCATTAACTTAGGGGCAACCTCATTTTTATAAAATTCTTTATATCTCGAAGCCAATTTTAAATCCTCCAGAATTAAACTTCAGAACCGCACTTTTTACAAATTCTAATCTTCTTATTATTTTCATTAACTTTTACAGAAAACCTGACGGGTTTTTTGCATTTTGAGCAATAAAGCCCGATATTTGAAATATCTAATCCTGCTTCTTTGTCTATAATGCCGCCGGGTTCCTGAGCGCTTCTCGGTTTTATATGCCTTTTAATCATATTAATCTTTTCGATATAAACCCTGTTATCATCCTTATCGATACGAATGATTTTACCGACCTTACCCTTTTCTTTTCCTGTTAAAACCATAACGCTGTCGTTCTTTTTTAATCTTATAGTCATATTATAAAACCTCTGGCGCTAATGAGATAATTCTCATAAATTTTTTTGCTCTCAGTTCCCTTGCAACGGGTCCAAAAATACGCGTTCCTACGGGTTCATTCTGCGTGTTTATCAAAACTGCCGAATTGTTATCGAATCTTATGTAACTTCCGTCAGGGCGTTTTATTTCTTTTACAGTTCTTACAATCACCGCTTTAGAAACATCGCCTTTTTTAACCTTTGAATTAGGAATTGCTTCTTTTATAGAAACAACTATTATGTCTCCAATTTCGGCATATTTACGCTTTGATCCGCCGAGGACTTTAATGCACATGAGTTTCTTCGCCCCCGAGTTGTCGGCAGATCCTAATATTGTTTGCATTTGAATCATTATTATGGCCCCTCGTTTAATTTATCTTAATTTGCCTGTTTTTCAAGAATCTTTTTTAAATTCCACCTTTTCTCTTTGGATAACGGGCGCGTTTCAATAAATAAAACTTTATCCCCGATTTTTGCAGTATTTTTTTCATCATGAATCTTAAATTTCTTGTTCTTTTTTACATATTTCTTGTATAAAGGATGTTTCACGATATTAGAAACTACGGCAACAATCGTTTTATCCATTTTGTCGGAAGTCACAATGCCTATATAGGTTTTTTTCATAATTGCCTCCCGCCTCTTTCATTTAAAATCGTTTTTATACGCGCAATATCTTTTTTAACCGTTTTAATCCTTTTGGGATTTTCTAAAGAGCCTATAGACTTTTGGACAGTCAAGTTAAAAATTTCCTTTCTAAAATCGGTTTCTTTAACTAAAAGTTCATCATCATTCATCGCTTTAAGTTCATTATATTTCATATATTAAAACTCTCCTCTTTCTATAAATATCGTCTTAAGCGGTAATTTATGGGATGCCAGCCTTAGGGCCTCCTGTGCGATCTCTTTAGATATTCCTTCCATTTCATACAAAACTAATCCCGGCCTGGCAACGCACACCCATTCCTCAACGCTGCCTTTTCCTTTTCCCATTCTGGTCTCGGCGGGTTTTTTGGTAATCGGCTTATCGGGAAATATTCTTATCCAAATTTTACCGCCTCTTTTAACAAACCTTGTCATCGCAATTCTCGCAGCTTCAATTTGTTTTGAAGTTATATATCCGCATTCTATAACCTTGAGTCCGAAATCACCGAAGGCAAGAGTATTGCCTCTCGAGGCTTTTCCTTTCATCCTTCCCTTCATCTGCTTTTTATATTTAGTCTTAGCTGGCATTAACATATTTATTCACCTTTGGCTTTTTCTATTATTTCTATTAATTATAAAATTAAAGAACATCTCCTTTATATATCCACACTTTAATGCCGATTTTTCCGTATGTCGTATTGGCTTCCGCCGTACCATAGTTAATATCCGCCCTGAGGGTATGCAGCGGAACCCTGCCTTCGCGATACCATTCGGCTCTGGCAATTTCAGCCCCGGCAAGCCTGCCGCCGCAGGTAATTTTAATACCTTTCGCGCCGCTTTTCAACGCCATTGAAACACTTTTTTTCATCGCCCTCTTGAACGCTATTCTTTTTTCCAACTGGGAAGCAATGCCTTCCGCTACCAGAGTAGCATCGATTTCAGGCTTCTTTACCTCTATTATGTTTATATTGATGTCTTTATTTTTAATTTTAATAAGCCTTGCAAGCTCTGTTTTTAAATTTTCAAATTCGGAGGAACCCTTTTTCCCGTATATCATTCCCGGTCTGGCAGTATATATATCGATAATTAATTTTTCGGCCTTTCTGCTGATATTAATTTTAGATACCCCCGCCGAGTAAAGTTTTTTCTTTAAGAAATCCCTGATTTTTAAATCCTCATGCAAAAAAGTAGAGTAATTGCGATCACTATACCATATCGAATTCCAGGATTGATTGATTCCTATTCTTAATCCAGTTGGATTTACTTTCTGCCCCAAAATTAACCTCCGATTTTAAATTTCCGCAAGAACTATTTTAATGTTACTCATACGCTTCTTAATTGTAGCGCCTCTTCCCATAGCTTTCGGCATTAGCCTTTTAAGAGAAAACGACATATCGACGCTGATTTTAGAAATAATCAGGTTATCTATATCAACCCTTCCTGTACTTGAAGCATTTGCTAACGCTGATTTTAAGAGCTTATATACGGTAAGCGACGATTTTTTTTTTGTAAACTTAAGTATATTAAGAGCGTCATAGACCTTCTTCCCCCGTATCAGGTCAACCACAAGTCTGGCCTTCTGAGGAGAAACCTTAATATATTTTGCTTCAGCTTTAAACTCCATCTTTAACCCCTTTATATTTATTTTGCAGCAGGACGACCGCTGGATTTAACCTTGGCTTTTCTATCCCCTGAATGCATGGTAAAAGTTCTGGTCGGCGAAAATTCGCCAAGCTTATGCCCAACCATATTTTCGCTGACAAATACGGGAATAAATTTTTTACCGTTATGAACGGCAAATGTAAATCCAACCATAGATGGCAAAATAGTAGATCTTCTAGACCAGGTTTTTATAATTTTTTTATCGTTAGTCTCGAATGCCTTTTCCACCTTTTCTATAAGCGATTCATCGGCGAAAGGTCCCTTTTTAATCGATCTGGCCAAAATCAAACTCTCCTTTAATAAATTTTATTTAACTTTTCTTCTAGATATTATGTATTTTGATGTTCTCTTGTTTTTTCTTGTTTTAAAACCTTTAGTAGGAACACCCCACGGGGTAACCGGATGACGCCCGCCGGAAGTTTTTCCCTCTCCTCCGCCGTGCGGATGATCTATCGGATTCATAGCAACGCCTCTAACAGACGGCCTGATTCCTAACCATCTTGACCTGCCTGCTTTTCCAATACTGATATTCTCATGGTCTATATTTCCGATTTGGCCTATTGTGGCGCAACATCCCTCGAGAACCCGCCTGAACTCGCCTGACGGCATTTTAATTTGAGCATATCCGCCGTCTTTCCCCAGAAGCTCGGCATAAGCGCCTGCGCTTCTGACAAGTTTCCCTCCTGAATTAGGCTTTAATTCAACATTATGAATCATCGTGCCGACAGGAATATTGTGCAAAGGAAGACAGTTTCCCGGTTGTATATCCGCCTTTTCCGATGATATAACGCTATCCCCTTTTTTTAATCCGTCGGGACATAATATATACCTTTTCTCGCCATCGATATAATTTAAAAGGGCAATCCTTGCAGACCTATTAGGATCGTACTCTATTTCCGCGACACGCGCCGGAATATCTCTCTTATCCCTTTTAAAATCGATAATCCTGTATC
This is a stretch of genomic DNA from Candidatus Acidulodesulfobacterium ferriphilum. It encodes these proteins:
- a CDS encoding 50S ribosomal protein L16, with amino-acid sequence MLMPAKTKYKKQMKGRMKGKASRGNTLAFGDFGLKVIECGYITSKQIEAARIAMTRFVKRGGKIWIRIFPDKPITKKPAETRMGKGKGSVEEWVCVARPGLVLYEMEGISKEIAQEALRLASHKLPLKTIFIERGEF
- a CDS encoding 30S ribosomal protein S13, whose translation is MARISGIDLPKDKRIEIALTYIFGLGRSLSKRILEKADISPDLKAKDLTDVQVNLIRQIIDGEYKVEGDLRREVQMNIKRLIDIGSYRGLRHKRGLPVRGQRTKTNARTRKGPRKSTTSGK
- a CDS encoding 50S ribosomal protein L15; this encodes MINLSEFGKHNNKKRKRLGRGSGSGHGQTSGKGNKGQNARAGGGVRPGFEGGQMPYIRRVPKRGFNNPLKERYAIVNLDALANLKDGNIDIDVLKQNGILKKGEKRFKLLGSGEIDRKLNIVCNKISKKAKEKIENNGGAVRII
- a CDS encoding 50S ribosomal protein L6 yields the protein MSRIGKKAIEIPKNVSAGIAGNLFTCTGPLGKLTKKLPEGVIVKIDGSSISVALKDDNRDFEKYTGLTRTIIANSISGVVNGFTKELEIVGVGYRAEIKSKNLSLNLGFSHPISFIIPEGIGISVEKNTLLKISGYDKELVGFVASRIRSLRKPEPYKGKGIKYSSEIIKRKVGKASGK
- a CDS encoding translation initiation factor IF-1 encodes the protein MASKEDLIEVEGTVVEPLPNAMFRVELENGHKVLAHISGKMRMHYIKILPGDKVTVQLSPYDLTRGRIIFRSK
- a CDS encoding 50S ribosomal protein L36 → MKVRSSVKKICDKCKVVKRKGVVRIICENPKHKQRQG
- a CDS encoding 30S ribosomal protein S4; translation: MAKYNDAVCKICRREGAKLFLKGDRCYSDKCSYDKREYAPGEHKGARRKLSEYGEQLREKQKLKRTYGLLERQFKKTYRTGEKMKGITGENLLSLLERRLDNAVYAFGFANSRKLARLLVAHGHFTVNGRKVNIPSYVLKPGDEVMVCEKSRKCDLINSSLESSVRKMRPGYFELDKDAYKGVIKSIPERDEIISTANEKLIVELYSK
- a CDS encoding 30S ribosomal protein S5 produces the protein MQKTGIEDLNIQDKVIHVSRVAKVVKGGRRFGFSALVVVGDPEANFVGIGLGKAKEVPEAIRKGSEQAKKNMIRVKVHKNTIPHEQYGKDGAGYVFMKPAPEGTGIIAGGAMRAIFELSGIKNVYAKSIGSSNPHNVANATLKCISSFYFKGELLKRRKNKSLS
- the secY gene encoding preprotein translocase subunit SecY, which codes for MAQSFENLGKIPELRNRILYTLLMFIVFRIGVYITTPGVNPVALTQFFHASNSNLFGLFNMFTGGALSRFSIFSLGIMPYISSSIIFQMLPMVIPSLERLQKEGGDAGRKKFMQYIRYGTVILSLFQSIGISYGIELMKSPSGMPVVGHPGLNFMMISVIALTAGTVFVMWIGEEISEHGIGNGISLIIFAGIVAAIPAALINTIKIVQTGELNVMLLILIVAMMILVIGFIVFVESAQRRIPVQYAKKMVGRKLYSGQSSYLPIKVNTPGVIPPIFAMSILLFPATIANFIKLPAFEGISSYLNPTGLVYNILFVALIFFFCYFYTAITFKVDDVADDLRKYGGNIPGIKPGKSTAHYIDKILNRVTFIGAIYVSAICLLPTILINKFHVPFYFGGTGLLIVVVVAMDTIVQIQSHLLYRNYDSLLKKVSKKR
- the map gene encoding type I methionyl aminopeptidase, which gives rise to MINLKSEVDIEGIRNAGIIVRKVLNELSSITKPGIATMEYNSVCEEIAFSMNAVPAFKGYNGFPYSVCVSVNEEVVHGFPSKRRLREGDIVSIDFGSYYKDYYADAAITVSVGDISNKALKLMEITKEALNLGISKAVPGNKLNDISRIIEEYVVKNNFAVVRDFVGHGVGFKLHEDPQVPNYYIKDNDILLEEGLVIAIEPMVNEFGYKVKVKKNGWTVVTRDKGLSAHFEHTVAITKEGPQILT
- a CDS encoding 50S ribosomal protein L29 gives rise to the protein MKYNELKAMNDDELLVKETDFRKEIFNLTVQKSIGSLENPKRIKTVKKDIARIKTILNERGGRQL
- a CDS encoding 30S ribosomal protein S11 translates to MANTKKNIVKKKKEKKNIQNAIAHIKSTFNNTIVCITDLSGNVLAWSSAGTSGFKGSRKSTPYAGQVAAEQVAKKVSDYGVSNIEVFIKGPGGGRESALRALQSSGFNITMIKDVTPIPHNGCRPPKRRRV
- a CDS encoding 30S ribosomal protein S17; its protein translation is MKKTYIGIVTSDKMDKTIVAVVSNIVKHPLYKKYVKKNKKFKIHDEKNTAKIGDKVLFIETRPLSKEKRWNLKKILEKQAN
- a CDS encoding 50S ribosomal protein L14; this encodes MIQMQTILGSADNSGAKKLMCIKVLGGSKRKYAEIGDIIVVSIKEAIPNSKVKKGDVSKAVIVRTVKEIKRPDGSYIRFDNNSAVLINTQNEPVGTRIFGPVARELRAKKFMRIISLAPEVL
- a CDS encoding 50S ribosomal protein L24, with amino-acid sequence MTIRLKKNDSVMVLTGKEKGKVGKIIRIDKDDNRVYIEKINMIKRHIKPRSAQEPGGIIDKEAGLDISNIGLYCSKCKKPVRFSVKVNENNKKIRICKKCGSEV
- a CDS encoding 30S ribosomal protein S8; this translates as MTYPISDMIIRIKNAYKVGKERVNLPYSGIKENICVILKREGFIDDYAINNIKDSAFKNIEIKLSYFENKKSTIIDIKVTSTPGLRFYKRALDIKSYKNGLGMEVFSTSAGILSDVECREKNIGGLSLLKVF
- a CDS encoding 50S ribosomal protein L22, yielding MEFKAEAKYIKVSPQKARLVVDLIRGKKVYDALNILKFTKKKSSLTVYKLLKSALANASSTGRVDIDNLIISKISVDMSFSLKRLMPKAMGRGATIKKRMSNIKIVLAEI
- a CDS encoding 30S ribosomal protein S19, whose amino-acid sequence is MARSIKKGPFADESLIEKVEKAFETNDKKIIKTWSRRSTILPSMVGFTFAVHNGKKFIPVFVSENMVGHKLGEFSPTRTFTMHSGDRKAKVKSSGRPAAK
- a CDS encoding adenylate kinase, which encodes MKSRIFILIGPPGAGKGTQAKNIANLKDFVLISTGDLLRENVEKKTELGITAKSYMDKGELVPTELVARMIKANIKQNIGRNGFLFDGFPRDLAQNTLLSEMLKEFNLDVDKVIYIDVKDEAIYERLTNRRICPKCKKVYHMKYNPPKHDELCDDCNVSLIVRDDDKIDVIKKRLEVYHKSTQPLVDYFEKGGRITKINGERTPKEVEGEIISNI
- a CDS encoding type Z 30S ribosomal protein S14, with the translated sequence MAKKSMIIKAIRKPKFKVRAHNRCPICGRPRGYYRKFDMCRICFRTLSSKGLIPGVTKSSW
- a CDS encoding 50S ribosomal protein L18 — protein: MKGKSEKRSRRKAHINKVLKNSTKPRLCVFKSLNNIYAQVFSPDNKVLAQVSSLSKELKGKIKGHAGNIPAAKIVGSEIAELCVQKSITEVAFDRNGYIYHGRVKALADAARENGLNF
- a CDS encoding 50S ribosomal protein L5, giving the protein MASRYKEFYKNEVAPKLMEETGYKNVHQIPKLSKIVINMGLGEATSNSKIIEQSITELAKISGQKPVVAKAKKSIAAFKLKENQEIGCFVTLRNERMYDFFDKLINIALPRVRDFKGLSKKSFDGYGNYTFGVKEQVIFPEISYELIDKIKGMNITIVTTAKNNDDGYKLLKGFNFPFRN
- a CDS encoding 30S ribosomal protein S3, with translation MGQKVNPTGLRIGINQSWNSIWYSDRNYSTFLHEDLKIRDFLKKKLYSAGVSKINISRKAEKLIIDIYTARPGMIYGKKGSSEFENLKTELARLIKIKNKDININIIEVKKPEIDATLVAEGIASQLEKRIAFKRAMKKSVSMALKSGAKGIKITCGGRLAGAEIARAEWYREGRVPLHTLRADINYGTAEANTTYGKIGIKVWIYKGDVL